A single genomic interval of Dromiciops gliroides isolate mDroGli1 chromosome 1, mDroGli1.pri, whole genome shotgun sequence harbors:
- the SPN gene encoding leukosialin: MVSPLSLLLLLILTECCWASTASVAMDDTQTLDMTSVSVSSDLYPPSSHLALQATSLPASTSDMAPEPSPILDAGPLTSLMTEVRESTSTTEAASPTTLASTEGPSSTKELATHPSSAVTMVTTPFSSLPTFDPTVKQEKADISGQEENTTLVTKETTSSEVISANTTTFTMTRSSQVFPTTFTSSTSLTNVSPANQLKQDRNNSVLVILVVVVLTMTLLAVLFFLWRRRQKRRTGALILSGSGKHKGAGDAWAGPAQVTEEQAASGSAAVEGEIGTPEGEGTGRRPTLTTFFGRRKSRQGSVMLEDLEAGTVNNNLKDESEPLVENVDGAVKPSEADDSSADGSVAGDGNLPSAPVTKV; this comes from the coding sequence ATGGTGTcccctctgtctctgttgctGCTCCTCATCCTCACTGAGTGCTGTTGGGCTTCGACAGCCTCAGTAGCCATGGATGACACCCAGACCCTGGATATGACGTCTGTGTCAGTCTCTTCGGATCTGTACCCCCCATCCTCTCACCTGGCCCTGCAAGCCACATCCTTACCGGCTTCAACTTCAGATATGGCCCCCGAGCCCTCTCCCATCCTGGATGCTGGGCCCTTGACATCCTTGATGACAGAGGTCAGGGAAAGTACTTCTACTACAGAAGCGGCATCCCCCACCACTTTGGCTTCTACCGAAGGGCCCAGTAGCACCAAGGAACTGGCTACACATCCATCAAGTGCAGTTACCATGGTAACGactcccttctcttcactcccaACCTTCGATCCCACCGTAAAGCAGGAGAAGGCCGACATCTCAGGGCAGGAGGAGAATACCACCCTGGTCACTAAAGAAACAACCTCCTCTGAGGTTATTTCAGCTAACACAACCACCTTCACCATGACAAGAAGTTCCCAAGTGTTCCCGACCACCTTCACATCTTCCACCTCATTGACCAATGTGTCTCCTGCAAACCAACTGAAACAAGATAGAAATAACTCTGTGCTGGTAATTCTGGTTGTGGTGGTCCTGACGATGACTCTCTTGGCAGTCCTGTTCTTTCTGTGGCGGCGGCGGCAAAAGAGAAGGACAGGGGCTCTGATACTCTCAGGGAGTGGGAAACATAAGGGAGCTGGGGATGCTTGGGCTGGGCCAGCTCAGGTTACAGAGGAGCAGGCTGCATCTGGGTCAGCAGCAGTGGAAGGGGAGATCGGGACCCCTGAAGGGGAGGGGACTGGCCGTAGGCCCACACTCACCACCTTCTTTGGCAGGCGGAAGTCGAGACAGGGTTCTGTGATGCTGGAGGACCTGGAGGCTGGGACAGTCAACAACAACCTCAAAGATGAGAGCGAACCCCTTGTGGAAAATGTGGATGGAGCTGTAAAGCCTTCTGAAGCTGATGACTCAAGTGCTGATGGGTCTGTAGCAGGAGATGGGAACTTGCCCTCAGCCCCAGTGACCAAGGTGTGA
- the CD2BP2 gene encoding CD2 antigen cytoplasmic tail-binding protein 2: MSKRRVTFQDVGVEEDGEDLPKKKLVDPVTGAGGPGSRFKGKHSLDSDEEDDDEDGSSKYVILASEDVEGQEAATLPSEGGVRITPFNLQEEMEEGHFDSDGNYFLHRDAQIRDSWLDNIDWVKIRERPPGQHPASDSEEDSPGQTPLGPQALLEGLLEMLLPGETVAGALRRLGARKGGEGPQRPNSPQRLDRLSGLADQMVARGNHGVYQETRERLAVRLKALGGRTPGLPDTASRPVLDMFAEEVGEGELETPTPAQGGETATVGDGLADVMWEYKWENTNDAELYGPFTSAQMQAWADEGYFPDGVYCRKMDPPEGQFYNSKRIDFGLYF; encoded by the exons ATGTCCAAGCGGAGAGTAACATTCCAGGATGTGGGAGTTGAAGAGGATGGAGAGGATCTCCCCAAAAAGAAG CTGGTGGATCCTGTGACAGGAGCAGGGGGCCCTGGGAGCAGATTCAAAGGCAAACATTCTTTGGACagtgatgaagaagatgatgatgaggatggttCTAGCAAGTATGTCATCCTAGCCTCAGAAGATGTGGAAG GTCAAGAGGCGGCCACACTCCCGAGTGAGGGTGGTGTGCGTATTACACCCTTCAACCTGCAGGAGGAGATGGAAGAGGGCCACTTTGATTCAGATGGCAACTACTTTTTGCACCGGGATGCCCAGATTCGGGACAGCTGGCTGGATAACATTGACTGG GTGAAGATCCGGGAGCGCCCTCCAGGCCAGCACCCTGCCTCAGATTCAGAGGAAGACAGCCCTGGCCAGACACCACTGGGCCCTCAGGCCCTCCTAGAGGGTCTTTTGGAGATGTTGTTGCCAGGGGAGACAGTTGCTGGGGCACTGAGGCGTCTGGGTGCCCGGAAGGGTGGTGAAGGACCCCAGAGGCCAAATTCCCCTCAACGATTAGACCGGCTCTCAGGATTGGCTGACCAGATGGTTGCCCGGGGCAACCATGGAGTGTACCAGGAGACCAGGGAACGGCTAGCTGTTAGGCTGAAAGCACTGGGGGGCCGCACACCAGGGCTCCCAGACACAGCATCTCGTCCTGTCCTGGACATGTTTGCTGaagaggttggggagggggagcttGAGACCCCAACCCCAGCCCAAGGAGGAG AAACAGCCACCGTGGGAGATGGTTTGGCTGATGTGATGTGGGAATATAAATGGGAAAACACAAATGACGCAGAGCTCTATGGGCCTTTCACCAGTGCCCAGATGCAG GCCTGGGCAGATGAAGGCTATTTCCCAGATGGTGTTTATTGCCGGAAGATGGATCCCCCTGAAGGCCAGTTCTACAACTCTAAACGTATAGATTTCGGTCTCTATTTCTGA